A region of the Gallaecimonas mangrovi genome:
ACCGAACCTAACGCGGCCCCCAGCATCATGGTGCTGACTATCCATTCTTGCTGCTTGATGGTGATCTGCCAATCCGTGGTGATAAAGGGCAATGCACCCGCAATGATCCCAATATCAAGGCCGAAAAGCAGGCCCGCTAGTGCAGCTGCAACGGGCACCAAGCGTTTTCTACTGAACATACAGAGTGATACCTATTTATATTAGAAATTCATAAAATGCACTCATTCATACGTAACGCGTACGGCAAAAATAAGGCACCTTTACGTTCACGGAACACAATACCGAAGTTAACCAACGAAACCCCGATCGAAAAACGTAATAAATAATTTCGTATTACAATATGATTGTATTATTATAAGCCACTAAAACCAGAGGGTTAAACTAAATAAAAACAGTGAGTTATAATAAAAACGCCAAGAAAATAGCGACATGACGAGCGCGTAAGCCAATTAACCCTTTGGTAAGATCACACATCTTTATCGAGGCTTTAGAGCAGGGAAAATACCGACTGAAGCCACGGTGTTAAGCCCTAGGCGAGCAGGAGCCAGGCATGCGAAACTAAGCCCTTTGTGCATGAACCAAAGGAACGCTGTTTAATGGCATCTGAGTCAAAAACCGTTATCTATGCCGCTATGGCAGGTAACCTACTAATCGCCGTGACCAAATTTATTGCCGGCGGTATTACGGGCTCATCGGCCATGCTGTCGGAAGGCATTCACTCTGTTGTTGATACCGGCAACCAGCTGCTACTGCTGTTAGGTATGAAACGCGCCCAAAAACCGGCAGATGCACAGTTCCCTTTCGGCTACGGTAAAGAGATTTATTTTTGGAGCTTTGTGGTGGCGATGCTGATCTTCAGCATTGGTGCTGGCGTTTCCCTTTATGAAGGCGTTCAACACGTGCTTCATCCAGAAGAAATGCGCAACCCACTGGTTAACTACATCGTTCTGGCACTCGGCATTGTCTTTGAAGGTGCATCCTGGGCATTTGCGCTTAACGAGTTTCGTAAGGCCAAAGGCAAATGGACCTACGTTGAAGCAGTGCAGCGCGGCAAAGATCCGTCACTGTTCATGGTGGTGTTTGAAGACTCCGCGGCGCTGTTGGGGCTATTTGTCGCCTTGGCAGGGGTAGGCCTTAGCCAGCTTACCGGCAACCCGATATTTGATGGTGCCGCCTCTATTATTATCGGCCTGATTTTAGCGGGTACCGCCGTCTGGTTGGCAGTAGAAACCAAAGGCTTACTCATTGGCGAAAGCGCCAACAAAAGAGTGGTGGACGGTATTCGCCGCCTTGCCGAAAAAGAACCGCTGATAGAACAGGTACATGAGCTGTTAACCATGCACATGGGGCCTGATTTCGTGTTGGTAAATATCAGCGTGCGCTTTGCCCGCCACACCAATGCCACCGAGATAGAGCAAGCCATAGCCAAGCTAGATAAAGCGATTAAAAAAGACTTTAGCAGCGTTAAACGCGTCTTTATTGAAGCCGAGTCTTACTATGGTGTGGATAGCCTTCCGGTGGAACACGCTGAAAACAGCTAATGTAGCCCAGCGAAAAAAGGCGCCTGTTGGCGCCTTTTTTATTTACGGTTTCTTACATTGTGGGCGTATCGCTGCGCGTTGATATAGCGGCATCACTTTTGGCACCTCGGCACTCAGCGCTTGAATACGGCTGGCAGGGCTGGGGTGCGTCGACAATAACTGCGGTGGGGTTTGGCCACCGCTTTTTTCCATGTTTTGCCACAGCACCACGGCTTGGTTGGGGTTGAACCCGGCTTTGGCCATTAACTCCAGGCCAATTTGGTCAGCCTCCGATTCATGCTTGCGTGAATAGGGCAGTAAAATGCCAACCGTGGCCCCCACGCCTAAGGCCGCCATATAAAGGCCTTTGTTATCGATATCTGACATGCCCAAGGCAACAGCCGCCAGCACCGACACCCCGGTGTAGATTTGATTTTGCGTCAATCGCTCATTGGCATGATGCGCAAGCACATGC
Encoded here:
- a CDS encoding cation diffusion facilitator family transporter, whose amino-acid sequence is MASESKTVIYAAMAGNLLIAVTKFIAGGITGSSAMLSEGIHSVVDTGNQLLLLLGMKRAQKPADAQFPFGYGKEIYFWSFVVAMLIFSIGAGVSLYEGVQHVLHPEEMRNPLVNYIVLALGIVFEGASWAFALNEFRKAKGKWTYVEAVQRGKDPSLFMVVFEDSAALLGLFVALAGVGLSQLTGNPIFDGAASIIIGLILAGTAVWLAVETKGLLIGESANKRVVDGIRRLAEKEPLIEQVHELLTMHMGPDFVLVNISVRFARHTNATEIEQAIAKLDKAIKKDFSSVKRVFIEAESYYGVDSLPVEHAENS
- a CDS encoding M48 family metallopeptidase, with product MKKCLGAALLVFLLSACSHSPTGRSQLLFNNESKMAQMGDQSFEELKKQQKIDKDPKTNQYVQCVAGAITRVLPAEQQGNWEVVVFDSKEVNAFALPGKKIGVYTGLLAVAQTPDQLAAVIGHEVGHVLAHHANERLTQNQIYTGVSVLAAVALGMSDIDNKGLYMAALGVGATVGILLPYSRKHESEADQIGLELMAKAGFNPNQAVVLWQNMEKSGGQTPPQLLSTHPSPASRIQALSAEVPKVMPLYQRAAIRPQCKKP